The following proteins come from a genomic window of Hydractinia symbiolongicarpus strain clone_291-10 chromosome 2, HSymV2.1, whole genome shotgun sequence:
- the LOC130630720 gene encoding uncharacterized protein LOC130630720, with protein sequence MAAQINLELVSLYAKFVEHRIQHPGSMNYRSFGRWLKQGGVEWTNEEDPTETAPNMELMQVWTKFLQYRLRHSGSMDLEVFGRWVHNGGVEFCGGRRDRGRSSSRGWRRGRGGRRGRGGPYKPQY encoded by the exons atgGCGGCACAAATTAACTTAGAACTTG TTTCACTTTATGCTAAATTCGTGGAGCACAGGATACAACATCCTGGCTCCATGAATTATCGGTCGTTTGGCCGATGGCTAAAGCAGGGTGGGGTCGAGTGGACCAATGAAGAAGACCCCACCGAAACAGCTCCCAACATGGAATTGA tgCAAGTAtggacaaaatttttacagtacAGACTTAGACATAGCGGGTCAATGGACCTAGAAGTGTTTGGACGTTGGGTGCATAATGGCGGGGTTGAGTTTTGTGGTGGGCGACGGGATCGTGGTAGAAGTAGCAGTCGTGGTTGGAGACGCGGTCGTGGTGGGAGACGCGGTCGTGGTGGGCCGTATAAGCCAcaatattaa